One window of Paenibacillus albicereus genomic DNA carries:
- a CDS encoding response regulator, whose translation MLKVAVVDDEEKIRLGLAKIIERTGPYEVVGVWASAREALRSLDASGAELLMTDIRMPQMDGLQLIQELRERGSQVAVAVLSGYNDFAYAREALRGGVEDYLLKPVNQDELARLLERIAEKVGASRSRQPLQAESLIELLLAADAKRIPQPVMQSACDQLDELGFIRGMYAFVVLHAAPMPDGEQLAAALAALRREHRVLMREDGPPAVLLALRHGDHADTPRELAVTLLGRLALSAEPRGGISGVHSGAAALARAYGEAEAALLQAWYAGSPAGTAVSAAAPPPGRIPAAAPALGSAPGVRPDEQELRAVLPAADLERAAVIVEEWLNAAEQRRLSWADLDASASALLAQLDDSLAGQPAPQPSGPPQPLRSRSWSAYADTLRQEAQQRLALLRELRHQSRAVETVKAYLQERYAEELDLQRLAELVHLTPSYLSKLFRSETGETITDYAISVRIEVAKRLLKDHPELKTYEVGERSGYADPAYFTKAFKRVTGKTPKEYRDGVR comes from the coding sequence ATGCTTAAAGTTGCCGTCGTCGACGATGAGGAGAAAATCCGCCTCGGCCTCGCCAAAATCATCGAGCGAACCGGCCCTTACGAAGTCGTCGGCGTATGGGCGAGCGCGCGCGAGGCGCTCCGCAGCCTGGATGCCTCCGGGGCGGAGCTGCTCATGACCGACATCCGCATGCCGCAGATGGACGGATTGCAGCTGATTCAAGAGCTGCGGGAGCGCGGCAGCCAGGTCGCCGTCGCCGTGCTGAGCGGCTACAACGACTTCGCCTACGCGCGCGAGGCGCTGCGCGGGGGCGTGGAGGACTACCTGCTCAAGCCGGTCAACCAGGACGAGCTGGCGCGGCTGCTCGAACGCATCGCGGAGAAGGTCGGCGCGTCGCGCAGCCGTCAGCCGCTGCAGGCGGAATCGCTCATCGAGCTGCTGCTCGCCGCCGATGCGAAGCGCATCCCGCAGCCGGTCATGCAGTCGGCCTGCGACCAGCTCGACGAGCTCGGCTTCATCCGCGGCATGTACGCGTTCGTCGTGCTGCACGCCGCCCCGATGCCGGACGGCGAGCAGCTCGCCGCGGCGCTGGCGGCGCTGCGCCGCGAGCATCGCGTGCTGATGCGCGAGGACGGACCGCCGGCCGTGCTGCTGGCGCTACGCCATGGCGACCATGCCGACACGCCGCGCGAGCTGGCCGTCACGCTGCTCGGCCGGCTGGCGCTCTCCGCCGAGCCGCGGGGCGGCATCAGCGGCGTGCATTCCGGCGCCGCGGCGCTTGCGCGCGCCTACGGCGAGGCGGAGGCGGCGCTGCTGCAGGCGTGGTATGCCGGCAGTCCTGCCGGCACGGCGGTCTCCGCGGCCGCCCCGCCTCCGGGCCGCATCCCTGCGGCCGCGCCAGCGCTCGGCTCCGCTCCCGGCGTGCGTCCCGACGAGCAGGAGCTGCGCGCCGTCCTGCCAGCCGCCGATCTTGAACGCGCCGCCGTGATCGTGGAGGAGTGGCTGAATGCGGCCGAGCAGCGCCGCCTATCCTGGGCGGACCTCGACGCGTCCGCCTCCGCGCTGCTTGCTCAGCTGGACGACAGCCTCGCGGGCCAGCCCGCTCCGCAGCCGAGCGGACCGCCGCAGCCGCTCCGCAGCCGCAGCTGGAGCGCCTACGCCGACACGCTGCGGCAGGAGGCGCAGCAGCGGCTGGCGCTGCTGCGCGAGCTGAGGCATCAGAGCCGGGCGGTCGAGACGGTCAAAGCCTATCTGCAGGAGCGGTACGCCGAGGAGCTGGACCTGCAGCGGCTGGCCGAGCTCGTCCATTTGACGCCGAGCTATCTAAGCAAGCTGTTCCGCAGCGAGACGGGCGAGACGATTACCGACTACGCGATCTCCGTGCGGATCGAGGTCGCCAAGCGGCTGCTCAAGGACCATCCCGAGCTCAAGACGTACGAGGTGGGCGAGCGCTCCGGCTACGCGGACCCCGCTTATTTCACCAAAGCGTTCAAGCGCGTCACCGGCAAGACGCCCAAGGAATATCGCGACGGCGTACGCTAG
- a CDS encoding DsbA family oxidoreductase produces the protein MLIEVYHDLLCPWCRIGRRHLELALREWQPPEGREASVRFSPYLLHPDVPPEGLPFREAMARRLGGGQAALARTLRHVARDGQAVGLDFRFERIDTLPSTRLAHQALALTPAAAQGAFVDELTRRYFEEGENIGELETILHAGTSAGWEAADLAERLGHGDGRVEMEALLELGRRIGLDGVPLFVFEGQYALSGAYPPNELLLLLRRLGQLLG, from the coding sequence ATGCTCATCGAAGTCTACCACGACCTGCTCTGCCCCTGGTGCCGCATCGGGCGCCGCCACCTGGAGCTGGCGCTGCGCGAATGGCAGCCTCCGGAAGGCCGGGAGGCGTCCGTACGCTTCAGCCCGTACCTGCTTCATCCCGACGTGCCGCCGGAGGGCTTGCCGTTCCGGGAGGCGATGGCGCGCCGCCTCGGCGGCGGACAGGCCGCCCTCGCCCGCACGCTGCGGCATGTCGCCCGCGACGGCCAGGCGGTCGGCCTCGACTTCCGCTTCGAGCGCATCGACACGCTGCCCTCCACGCGCCTCGCCCACCAAGCGCTGGCGCTGACGCCGGCGGCCGCGCAGGGCGCATTCGTGGACGAGCTGACCCGGCGCTACTTCGAGGAAGGCGAGAACATCGGCGAGCTGGAGACGATCCTTCACGCCGGAACATCCGCCGGATGGGAGGCCGCCGACCTGGCCGAACGGCTCGGACACGGCGACGGCCGGGTCGAGATGGAGGCGCTGCTGGAGCTCGGCCGCCGCATCGGACTGGACGGAGTGCCGCTGTTCGTGTTCGAAGGGCAGTATGCCCTGTCCGGCGCTTATCCCCCGAACGAGCTGCTGCTCCTGCTGCGGAGGCTCGGCCAGCTTCTCGGCTGA
- a CDS encoding carbohydrate ABC transporter permease codes for MDTTKSPPLFTAFKYLTLLLALFVVFFPIYSVFVGAFKTQAEFYQSSALAFPADFFHFDNFKRVYEVGDLGLGFRNTLVILVCAVAGNVVLGTMVAYALGRFDFKLKKPIMGMYLVAQVIPMVTTQVATFSIIQNLGLYNTMGAPILLYLGADVLQIVIYLQFVNSIPRDLDESAMIEGASLFRIYRSIIFPLLAPATATLIILKTISIYNDFYTPYLYMPSQKLKVVSTAIYSFVGPNAAQLNVISAGILIIFIPTVVLFLFLQKYIFAGVTNGAVK; via the coding sequence ATGGACACGACCAAAAGCCCGCCGCTCTTCACCGCGTTCAAGTACCTGACGCTGCTGCTCGCGCTGTTCGTCGTCTTCTTCCCAATCTACTCGGTGTTCGTCGGCGCGTTCAAGACCCAGGCGGAGTTCTATCAAAGCTCCGCGCTGGCGTTCCCGGCCGATTTCTTCCACTTCGACAACTTCAAGCGCGTCTATGAGGTCGGCGATCTGGGTCTCGGCTTCCGCAACACGCTGGTCATCCTCGTCTGCGCGGTCGCGGGCAACGTCGTGCTCGGCACGATGGTCGCCTATGCGCTCGGCCGCTTCGACTTCAAGCTCAAGAAGCCGATCATGGGCATGTACCTCGTCGCGCAGGTCATCCCGATGGTGACGACGCAGGTCGCGACGTTCAGCATCATCCAGAACCTCGGCCTGTACAACACGATGGGCGCGCCGATCCTGCTCTACCTGGGCGCGGACGTGCTGCAGATCGTCATCTACCTGCAGTTCGTCAACAGCATCCCGAGGGACCTGGACGAAAGCGCGATGATCGAGGGAGCGTCGCTGTTCCGCATCTACCGCTCCATCATCTTCCCGCTGCTCGCGCCGGCGACGGCGACGCTCATCATCCTCAAGACGATTTCGATCTACAACGACTTCTACACGCCGTACCTGTACATGCCGTCGCAGAAGCTCAAGGTCGTCTCGACCGCGATCTATTCGTTCGTCGGACCGAACGCGGCGCAGCTCAACGTCATCTCGGCGGGCATCCTCATCATCTTCATCCCGACCGTCGTGCTGTTCCTGTTCCTGCAAAAATACATCTTCGCCGGCGTCACGAACGGCGCGGTGAAATAA
- a CDS encoding DUF72 domain-containing protein → MITIGLAGWGDHDALYRTRQAAKAKLAAYSRLFGTVEVDSSFYAVQPQRNMEKWTAETPEDFRFVVKAYQGMTGHSRGAIPYADEEAMFADFKLALTPMRESGKLSCVLFQYPPWFACTRESVETLRMAKRFMEDIPCALEFRHQSWFVPQMRERTLAFMREEGWRHSVCDEPQAGEGSIPIVEAATDESHTLVRMHGRHAEGWHSSGQPNWREVRYLYRYSRQELEEWAERLRRLEAQSRTVEVIFNNNSGGDAADNARELMMLLGQTPPPIPEEPPERDPGVEQLELF, encoded by the coding sequence ATGATTACGATCGGACTCGCCGGCTGGGGCGATCATGATGCGCTGTACCGGACGCGGCAGGCGGCCAAGGCCAAGCTGGCCGCCTACAGCCGGCTGTTCGGCACGGTCGAGGTGGACAGCAGCTTTTATGCGGTCCAGCCGCAGCGCAACATGGAAAAATGGACCGCCGAGACGCCGGAGGACTTCCGCTTCGTCGTCAAGGCGTACCAGGGCATGACCGGGCATAGCCGGGGCGCGATCCCCTATGCCGACGAAGAGGCGATGTTCGCCGACTTCAAGCTGGCGCTGACGCCGATGCGGGAGAGCGGCAAGCTGAGCTGCGTGCTGTTCCAGTACCCGCCGTGGTTCGCCTGCACCCGCGAAAGCGTCGAGACGCTCCGCATGGCGAAGCGGTTCATGGAGGACATCCCGTGCGCGCTCGAGTTCCGCCACCAGAGCTGGTTCGTGCCGCAGATGCGGGAGCGCACGCTCGCCTTCATGCGCGAGGAGGGCTGGCGTCACAGCGTCTGCGACGAGCCTCAGGCGGGGGAGGGCTCGATCCCGATCGTCGAGGCGGCCACCGACGAGAGCCATACGCTCGTCCGCATGCACGGCCGCCACGCGGAGGGCTGGCACTCCTCCGGACAGCCGAACTGGCGCGAGGTGCGGTATCTGTATCGCTACAGCCGCCAGGAGCTGGAGGAGTGGGCGGAGAGGCTGAGGCGGCTGGAGGCGCAGAGCCGGACGGTGGAGGTCATTTTCAACAACAACTCGGGGGGCGACGCCGCGGACAACGCCCGGGAGCTGATGATGCTGCTCGGCCAGACGCCGCCGCCGATACCCGAGGAGCCGCCGGAGCGCGATCCCGGCGTGGAGCAGCTGGAGCTGTTCTGA
- a CDS encoding serine/threonine protein kinase produces MEEAMRERHAARIQGELLPGLDVVSVKSWEPVQVRRAPQGWKTLGCGNYAAVFAYPGDSRLAVKVYAPGRDGWEAERQVYRQLGEHPAYGRCYASGEHGGKRWLLLRRLHGKTLYDCLLQGVPIPEQAIRDVDAALDYAISRGLRPHDVHGKNVMVQDGRGIVIDVSDFLKQESCSMWGDLKRAYRYAYKPLLGRKPFPVPVWAMNRLRSAYRWVRRRSKEQPCRDVLDETKAPPDGGAVSKS; encoded by the coding sequence ATGGAGGAAGCGATGAGGGAGCGGCATGCGGCGCGCATCCAAGGCGAGCTGCTGCCCGGCCTGGATGTCGTCAGCGTGAAGAGCTGGGAGCCGGTGCAGGTGCGGCGCGCGCCGCAAGGGTGGAAGACGCTCGGATGCGGCAATTACGCCGCCGTCTTCGCCTACCCGGGCGACAGCCGGCTCGCGGTCAAGGTGTACGCGCCCGGCCGCGACGGCTGGGAAGCGGAGCGGCAGGTGTACCGTCAGCTCGGCGAGCATCCCGCGTACGGCCGCTGCTATGCCTCCGGCGAGCATGGCGGCAAGCGGTGGCTGCTGCTGAGGCGGCTGCACGGCAAGACGCTGTACGACTGCTTGCTCCAAGGCGTGCCCATTCCGGAGCAAGCGATCCGCGACGTGGATGCCGCGCTCGACTATGCGATCAGCCGGGGACTCCGTCCTCACGACGTGCACGGCAAGAACGTCATGGTGCAGGACGGGCGGGGCATCGTCATCGACGTCTCGGATTTTCTCAAGCAGGAGAGCTGCTCGATGTGGGGCGATCTGAAGCGGGCCTACCGCTATGCGTACAAGCCGCTGCTCGGCCGCAAGCCGTTCCCCGTGCCGGTCTGGGCGATGAATCGGCTGCGCTCCGCCTATCGCTGGGTCCGCCGCCGGAGCAAGGAGCAGCCGTGCCGCGACGTGCTGGACGAAACGAAGGCCCCTCCGGATGGAGGGGCCGTGTCGAAGTCTTGA
- a CDS encoding glycosyltransferase family 2 protein, whose translation MHTDFQKAPDGIRSPGPPGSEAAGPVPAASVGDRVSVIIPTRNAGPDLEQLLSRLSRQTLPPYEIIVIDTESTDGTPERAIRAGARLLSIARADFDHGGARNRAAAQASGCILLFMTQDAMPADERLVEQLARSVGDPDVGYAYARQLARPEADLLERMSREHNYPAQSRLKSREDLSELGLKTFFCSNVCAAMRRETFRAMGGFAEPTFFNEDLFLAGRMVLEGYRIAYNAEAQVVHSHAYTPGQQFKRFYDNGTSMAEQAWILPYAGVGKEGSSLVKAQLRALAKEGQWGKMPRLVADNAAKLIGYKLGIQHRRLPERLRRAFSMYRPG comes from the coding sequence ATGCATACTGACTTCCAGAAGGCTCCGGACGGCATCCGCTCTCCGGGGCCGCCTGGTTCCGAAGCAGCCGGCCCCGTGCCGGCTGCTTCTGTAGGGGACCGGGTATCCGTCATCATCCCGACGCGCAATGCCGGACCGGATCTCGAGCAGCTGCTGTCGCGGCTCTCGCGGCAGACGCTGCCGCCGTACGAGATCATCGTCATCGACACGGAATCGACCGACGGCACGCCCGAGCGGGCGATCCGCGCCGGCGCCCGGCTGCTGTCGATCGCCCGCGCGGACTTCGATCACGGCGGGGCGCGCAACCGAGCCGCCGCCCAGGCGAGCGGCTGCATCCTGCTGTTCATGACGCAGGATGCCATGCCCGCCGACGAGCGGCTCGTCGAGCAGCTCGCCCGCTCCGTCGGGGATCCGGACGTCGGCTACGCCTATGCCCGCCAGCTGGCCCGGCCGGAGGCCGATCTGCTGGAGCGCATGTCGCGGGAGCACAATTATCCGGCGCAGTCGAGGCTCAAGAGCCGCGAGGATCTGTCCGAGCTCGGGCTCAAGACGTTTTTCTGCTCCAACGTCTGCGCGGCGATGCGCCGCGAGACGTTCCGGGCGATGGGGGGGTTCGCGGAGCCGACCTTTTTCAACGAGGACCTGTTCCTCGCCGGGCGCATGGTGCTCGAAGGCTACCGCATCGCCTACAACGCGGAGGCGCAGGTCGTCCACTCCCACGCCTATACGCCGGGGCAGCAGTTCAAGCGGTTCTACGACAACGGCACGTCGATGGCCGAGCAGGCGTGGATCTTGCCTTATGCCGGCGTCGGCAAGGAAGGCTCGTCGCTCGTCAAGGCGCAGCTGAGGGCGCTGGCGAAGGAAGGGCAGTGGGGGAAAATGCCGCGGCTGGTAGCGGACAACGCCGCCAAGCTGATCGGCTACAAGCTCGGCATCCAGCACCGGCGCCTGCCGGAGCGGCTGAGGCGGGCGTTCAGCATGTACCGTCCGGGGTGA
- a CDS encoding glycoside hydrolase family 113, with amino-acid sequence MTTEAKAAGTAAAAAELGFIAGMTWGWTGVRGTWEGPEADFSLSEMVKLNVGWTAVTLGALQATAQSTEIEYANEPTVTDDEVRSAIRRAKALGQKVCLKPVVNVADGTWRAHINFFDMDIPGEPTWGQWFASYTRFILHYADIAREEGCEMLCIGCEMVQADKREAEWRTLIAQVREAYSGLVTYNCDKYQEGHVKWWDAVDLISSSGYYPIDQWERQLDRIEAAIAPYGKPFFFMEAGCPSRDTSPARPNDWSLAGRPDGEAQKGYYEAMFEACGRRGWVRGFVLWDWPARLYAAEDAAANDDYCMYGKPAAQTVKDFYGSRREG; translated from the coding sequence ATGACGACAGAAGCGAAGGCGGCCGGTACGGCCGCCGCAGCGGCAGAGCTCGGCTTCATCGCCGGCATGACCTGGGGCTGGACCGGCGTGCGAGGCACGTGGGAAGGACCGGAGGCCGACTTTTCCCTAAGCGAGATGGTTAAGCTGAACGTCGGCTGGACGGCCGTCACGCTCGGCGCCCTGCAGGCGACCGCGCAATCGACGGAAATCGAGTACGCGAACGAGCCGACGGTCACCGACGACGAGGTGCGGAGCGCCATCCGGCGGGCCAAGGCGCTCGGGCAGAAGGTGTGCCTCAAGCCGGTCGTCAACGTCGCCGACGGCACCTGGCGGGCGCACATCAATTTCTTCGACATGGACATCCCCGGCGAGCCGACGTGGGGCCAGTGGTTCGCCTCGTACACGCGCTTCATCCTCCACTACGCGGACATCGCCCGCGAGGAAGGCTGCGAGATGCTGTGCATCGGCTGCGAGATGGTGCAGGCGGACAAGCGCGAGGCCGAGTGGCGGACGCTGATCGCCCAGGTGCGCGAGGCCTACTCCGGCCTCGTCACCTACAACTGCGACAAGTACCAGGAAGGCCACGTGAAGTGGTGGGACGCGGTCGACCTCATCTCCTCCAGCGGCTATTATCCGATCGACCAGTGGGAGCGGCAGCTGGACCGCATCGAGGCGGCGATCGCGCCATACGGCAAGCCGTTCTTCTTCATGGAGGCGGGCTGCCCGAGCCGCGACACGTCGCCGGCGCGGCCGAACGACTGGTCGCTGGCCGGGAGGCCCGACGGCGAGGCGCAGAAGGGCTACTACGAAGCGATGTTCGAGGCTTGCGGCCGGCGCGGGTGGGTGCGCGGCTTCGTGCTGTGGGACTGGCCGGCGCGGCTGTACGCGGCGGAGGACGCGGCGGCGAACGACGACTACTGCATGTACGGCAAGCCGGCGGCGCAGACGGTGAAGGACTTTTACGGCAGCAGGAGGGAAGGCTGA
- a CDS encoding LacI family DNA-binding transcriptional regulator: MAERVTMQDIADHVGMSKFAVSKALSGKSGVKAETRERIIKAAIQLGYRFPPKAADGAEAGRRTDPAETGEGTRLPAGWAFGAPSASGHAGGPGAIGQPSGVGAWLAGGVPPSGSYGEASRPAVSGRPAGSAADVELGSQVIILVPNVRFQTRLSYYWGRIIEGVQEELEERGIGSILITEQGTTRFASLINPRGVMGLVGVGFISYPVLLEIRNLGIPTVLIDHEEPLVPTDVLSMNNFEWMRRVANYLIGLGHRRLQFVGNLTYSRSFYDRWFGFRAMMEEHGLSTDGQHDGLLTVRGHNRSEMTEALEPMLQELQREERLPTAFACANDSIAICIMTILARMGVSVPGDVSVAGFDDIEDAALSSPTLTTVHVHKHDMGRRAVEALLRRVQQPASPVEKVLLTGELVIRASTGAARDDG; the protein is encoded by the coding sequence ATGGCGGAGCGAGTCACGATGCAGGACATCGCCGATCACGTCGGCATGTCCAAGTTCGCCGTATCCAAGGCGCTTTCCGGCAAAAGCGGCGTCAAGGCGGAGACGCGGGAGCGGATCATCAAGGCGGCGATCCAGCTCGGCTACCGCTTTCCGCCCAAAGCGGCGGACGGGGCGGAGGCCGGGAGACGGACGGACCCGGCAGAGACGGGCGAAGGAACGCGCTTGCCTGCGGGATGGGCGTTCGGCGCCCCCTCCGCCAGCGGCCATGCGGGCGGCCCCGGCGCCATCGGCCAGCCAAGCGGCGTTGGCGCTTGGCTCGCTGGCGGCGTCCCGCCTTCCGGCAGCTACGGGGAAGCGAGCCGCCCAGCCGTCTCCGGCCGGCCGGCCGGGAGCGCAGCGGACGTCGAGCTGGGCAGCCAGGTCATCATCCTCGTGCCCAACGTGCGCTTCCAGACGAGGCTGTCCTACTACTGGGGACGCATCATCGAGGGCGTCCAGGAGGAGCTGGAGGAGCGGGGCATCGGCTCGATCCTCATCACGGAGCAGGGCACGACGCGCTTCGCCTCGCTCATCAATCCGCGCGGCGTCATGGGGCTCGTCGGCGTCGGGTTCATCTCCTATCCGGTGCTGCTGGAGATCCGCAACCTCGGCATCCCGACGGTGCTCATCGACCACGAGGAGCCGCTCGTGCCGACGGACGTGCTGTCGATGAACAACTTCGAATGGATGCGCCGCGTCGCGAACTATCTGATCGGACTCGGCCATCGGCGGCTGCAGTTCGTCGGCAACCTGACCTATTCGCGCAGCTTCTACGACCGCTGGTTCGGCTTCCGCGCCATGATGGAGGAGCACGGCCTGAGCACGGACGGGCAGCATGACGGCCTGCTCACCGTGCGCGGGCACAATCGCTCGGAGATGACCGAGGCGCTGGAGCCGATGCTGCAGGAGCTGCAGCGCGAGGAACGGCTGCCGACGGCGTTCGCCTGCGCGAACGACTCCATCGCGATCTGCATCATGACGATCCTTGCGCGCATGGGCGTATCCGTGCCGGGCGACGTCTCGGTCGCCGGGTTCGACGACATCGAGGACGCGGCGCTGTCGAGCCCGACGCTGACGACGGTGCATGTGCACAAGCACGACATGGGCCGGCGCGCGGTCGAGGCGCTGCTGCGCCGGGTGCAGCAGCCGGCAAGCCCGGTCGAAAAGGTGCTGCTGACGGGCGAGCTCGTCATCCGCGCCTCTACGGGAGCGGCGCGCGACGATGGCTAG
- a CDS encoding carbohydrate ABC transporter permease, translated as MNQLSYKAQRLLILIGFLTVPVALCLTFSYYPAASLIYYSFTDWTGTGWDMNWVGLDNYKQIFTEPEVFLALKNNAYYFVGGLVQVALSLWFAVILTSRLKGRYGFRVMLFLPYVLHSVATVIMFKNVYHLDYGSLNSLLRTIGLESWQQSWLGNPHLVNVSLAFISMWKYMGLNMVIFIGALQSIPSDLYEAGSIDGASGWQKFRYITVPSIKSVLSLMLLLTLTGALEAFDIPYIMMLGANGTSTFVVQTVDTAFKYQSFGLASAMAVVLLAIVIFFIIIQRNLLFREER; from the coding sequence ATGAACCAATTGAGCTATAAAGCGCAGCGGCTGCTGATCCTGATCGGCTTCCTGACCGTGCCCGTGGCGCTGTGCCTGACCTTCAGCTATTATCCGGCCGCGTCGCTGATCTACTACAGCTTCACGGACTGGACGGGGACCGGCTGGGACATGAACTGGGTCGGCCTGGACAACTACAAGCAGATCTTCACGGAGCCCGAGGTGTTCCTGGCGCTCAAGAACAACGCCTACTACTTCGTCGGCGGTCTGGTCCAGGTGGCGCTGTCGCTCTGGTTCGCCGTCATCCTGACGAGCCGGCTCAAGGGCCGCTACGGCTTCCGCGTCATGCTGTTCCTGCCGTACGTGCTGCACAGCGTCGCGACGGTCATCATGTTCAAGAACGTGTACCACCTCGACTACGGCTCGCTCAACTCCCTGCTGCGCACGATCGGCTTGGAGTCGTGGCAGCAGAGCTGGCTCGGCAACCCGCATCTGGTCAACGTCTCCCTGGCGTTCATCTCGATGTGGAAGTACATGGGCCTCAACATGGTCATCTTCATCGGCGCGCTGCAGTCGATCCCGAGCGACCTGTACGAGGCCGGCTCGATCGACGGCGCCTCCGGCTGGCAGAAGTTCCGCTACATCACCGTGCCCAGCATCAAGAGCGTGCTCTCGCTCATGCTGCTGCTGACGCTGACCGGCGCGCTCGAGGCGTTCGACATCCCGTACATCATGATGCTCGGCGCGAACGGCACCTCGACCTTCGTCGTGCAGACCGTCGACACGGCGTTCAAGTACCAGAGCTTCGGCCTGGCCTCCGCGATGGCCGTCGTCCTGCTCGCCATCGTCATCTTCTTCATCATCATCCAGCGCAACCTGCTGTTCCGGGAGGAGAGGTAA
- a CDS encoding cache domain-containing sensor histidine kinase, with protein sequence MARLGSALRQRLEPLLHRLETRLLLVYFLLVLLPIAVITYVSASHNFATIEQNTVTYASQVSDRMLNSLDDYIHDMKQIAIIPAYLDEIQSGLERSNQFYATHGSEGGSSEPEYQWLEAGLKLSIQREVESSIYFMNNLKKGSSNVYLFDRRGNPYTAVKSGGVRSDLKEVYERWRQLAEPKNGTPVLVSTQAVTSSASSSKQYVFTVVRDIITTSFRSVGLIAVDANISVIEDMVRDLDAATRGTTIIADEDGTVIYDSEKRYLAENLGSAPLLAEARGSEGSYRTSVDGEEQLVIFRQSPDTGWRLLITIPQRHLVEDAVRNRNYSLIAAGVAMAAAMALTVVLILALTKPLRSLVSLMKQVQGGNFEVSFPVRRRDEAGMAGHAFNRMIARTRELIDNIYRIEQRKTEVQLENLQRQINPHFIYNTLESIRMTAVLSDADEVGRMVQLLGEQLRYSLHAGSAAVPAQREWEHLEQYVELMNYRYGGERFRLALSAEARAADASVMKLIFQPIVENAVLHGYDGSRERLTIEIDSWIEGKDRVVRIADDGRGMRPEELSRVRAGLASAASAPDEESGGIGLRNVQERLQLRYGPAYGLQLASEPGAGTAVTMRIPQVSAMDGAAREDQKGERSDA encoded by the coding sequence ATGGCTAGGCTCGGGAGCGCGCTGCGCCAGCGGCTGGAGCCGCTGCTGCACCGGCTAGAGACGAGGCTGCTGCTCGTCTACTTCCTGCTCGTGCTGCTGCCGATCGCCGTCATCACCTACGTGTCGGCTTCCCACAACTTCGCGACGATCGAGCAGAACACGGTCACCTACGCCTCGCAGGTGTCGGACCGGATGCTCAATTCGCTCGACGACTACATCCACGACATGAAGCAGATCGCCATCATCCCCGCCTATCTCGACGAGATCCAGAGCGGCCTGGAGCGCTCCAACCAGTTCTATGCCACGCATGGCAGCGAGGGCGGCAGCTCGGAGCCGGAGTACCAATGGCTCGAAGCAGGGCTCAAGCTCAGCATCCAGCGCGAGGTGGAGAGCAGCATCTATTTCATGAACAACCTCAAGAAAGGCTCCAGCAACGTCTACCTGTTCGACCGGCGGGGCAATCCGTACACGGCGGTCAAGTCCGGCGGCGTGCGCAGCGACCTCAAGGAGGTGTACGAGCGCTGGCGCCAGCTGGCCGAGCCGAAAAACGGCACGCCCGTGCTCGTCAGCACCCAAGCGGTCACGAGCAGCGCGAGCAGCAGCAAGCAATACGTGTTCACGGTCGTCCGCGACATCATCACGACGTCGTTCCGCTCGGTCGGGCTGATCGCCGTCGACGCCAACATCAGCGTCATCGAGGACATGGTGCGCGATCTGGACGCGGCGACGCGCGGCACGACGATCATCGCCGACGAGGATGGCACCGTCATCTACGACAGCGAGAAGCGCTACCTGGCGGAAAACCTCGGCTCGGCGCCGCTGCTCGCCGAGGCGCGGGGCAGCGAGGGCAGCTACCGCACCTCGGTCGACGGCGAGGAGCAGCTTGTCATCTTCCGGCAGTCGCCGGATACGGGCTGGAGGCTGCTCATCACGATTCCGCAGCGGCATCTGGTCGAGGACGCGGTGCGCAACCGCAACTACAGCCTGATCGCCGCCGGCGTCGCGATGGCGGCCGCGATGGCGCTGACCGTCGTGCTTATCCTGGCGCTGACCAAGCCGCTGCGCTCGCTCGTCAGCCTCATGAAGCAGGTGCAAGGAGGCAACTTCGAGGTCAGCTTCCCGGTGCGCCGGCGGGACGAGGCGGGCATGGCCGGCCATGCCTTCAACCGCATGATCGCCCGCACGCGGGAGCTGATCGACAACATCTATCGGATCGAGCAGCGCAAGACCGAGGTGCAGCTGGAGAACCTGCAGCGCCAGATCAATCCGCATTTCATCTACAACACGCTGGAGTCGATCCGCATGACGGCCGTGCTGAGCGACGCGGACGAGGTCGGGCGGATGGTGCAGCTGCTGGGCGAGCAGCTGCGCTACAGCCTGCATGCCGGCTCGGCCGCCGTGCCGGCGCAGCGCGAGTGGGAGCATCTGGAGCAGTACGTCGAGCTGATGAATTACCGCTACGGGGGCGAGCGCTTCCGCCTGGCGCTGAGCGCCGAGGCGCGCGCAGCGGATGCGAGCGTCATGAAGCTGATCTTCCAGCCGATCGTGGAGAATGCCGTGCTCCACGGCTACGACGGCTCGCGCGAACGGCTGACGATCGAGATCGACAGCTGGATCGAGGGCAAGGATCGGGTCGTTCGCATCGCGGACGACGGCCGCGGCATGCGGCCGGAGGAGCTGTCCCGCGTGCGCGCCGGCCTGGCGTCGGCCGCTTCGGCTCCGGACGAGGAGTCCGGCGGCATCGGGCTGCGCAACGTGCAGGAGCGGCTTCAGCTGCGCTACGGCCCGGCTTACGGGCTGCAGCTGGCCAGCGAGCCGGGAGCCGGCACGGCCGTCACGATGCGCATTCCCCAGGTTTCGGCGATGGACGGAGCGGCTAGGGAAGACCAGAAAGGAGAGCGATCCGATGCTTAA